In Solanum lycopersicum chromosome 3, SLM_r2.1, the genomic stretch AAAAGTGTAACGCATTTGCTTTAGACTGTTTAAGTTTTTGACTCAGTCAAATATGATGCCATCAACTTAAAACATGTGAAGTCTTTGCCGCAGACGGTGAAAAGTCTTTGGCTTAGACAAGATAATGCCTTTAGCTCAAATCATGAAAAGCCTTTGTCTTAAGACAACACAAAGTCTTCGCCATGAACAATGTAAAATCATTAGCTCAAAATACAACAGTTTTGGCtcaaataatataaagtttATTCATACCTaaagtaatatttttctatttatgaaataaatggaaaatgaaAGTATAGATTggatgaataaaaagaaaattgacaaAAGCAAGACCAAGAATATAGGTTGACCTCTGTTAATGAGTTAACGCGAATTATAGTCACAAATATAGTGTCTAATAAGAAAACTCATTAACAGAAATCAATCTATATTCTTGGCCTTGCTTTcgtcaattttcttttattcatccAATCTATGATttccttttccctttatttCACAAGTGGAAAAATATTACCTTAGGTACAACtaagttttatattatttgagcCGAAAGTGTTGCATTGTTTGAGACAATGATCATACACTGCTCATGGCAAATACTTTACACCGTCTTAGGACAGGCTTTTATTGATTTGAGCAGAAGACATCATGTTGTCTGAGCTAAAGACTTTGCACCATCTGTGGCAAAGACTTCACATGTTTTAAGCTGATGACATCATATCGTCCGAACCAAAGACTTCACACCGTCTAAGGCAAAGATGTTACGTGAATTAATATTATGGAATCATGTCATTGGAGCCAAAGACTTTACATCATCTAAGGCAACGACTTTACATGATTTAAGTCTAAGGCATCATGTTGTCTGAGCCAAAGACTTTTTCACCGTATGGGGCAAAAATTACATGATTTAAGCCAAAAGCATCACATCATCTTGAGCCAAAGACTTTACATCGCTCAGACTATGCATAATTCGCAGTCAAAGAAACAGTTATCTTGATTATTGAATTACTAATTTAAGTGTAAATAAAACActtgtcattttcttttgtgCAGTTTGAATCATGCTTTACTTTAAAGATTTGACGTCCTCTTCTTCCAAGTTGCGATACCTTGTAATATACAACGAATCATAAGGATAGTGAAGTGGAGATCAAATTGCTTGTAGGTACTCCCTAGTTTAGATGATTGGACTCAAGATTTTAATTTGGACGGTATTAAATTTAAAGGTTATGTTGCAATTCAAACAAGTTAAATGAACCACTTTATGTGGCATTCcaagtaaaattaaataagtcacTAGAATTATGCCACATGTCAAAGTTATGTGGCAATCAAAgtcaaattaaataagtaacTGAAATCATGCCACGTGGCAATTCAAGTCAAATTAAATAAGCTACTAGAATCATTCACGTGTCAAAATTATGTGGCAATTTAAGTCAAATTGAATGAGCCACTAGAATAATGTCATATGTTCTGACTATCAAATCAAAGCTTTTCACTAGAGGAATGTGATATCAAATCCCATAGCCACAACACCCCCTACAATTATAAATAGGGTTCCTCATTTTttttggtgtgtgtgtgtgtgttcaAGAAGAGAGCTCGTGGATCAAAGGCTGCAAATTCATGGTCAAAAGCAAATATCAAGATCAAGTTACTAGTTCATGTTCATTATTTGTTATAACCATACAAGTGTCCGCGCCGAATAATTCAAATCCAAGTTTGAATATTCGAGATCAAGCTATTGAAGCCCTTGACTATAATTCAAGTCTAACAAATTCTAGAGTGTAACACACACTTCTTTGTGAAATCAAATACTACACTTTGTTACTCCAATTTTCTTgtcttgattatttatttttctcgaCTCGAAAATTTGTTGTTTACACTTGCATCTTGGGGAAGATACATTATTCACCATCATATCCATTGAAATAGTGCTTTCATATGCTAGTGTGAATAAGCTGTCAAGCGACTGATAATTTAAGAAACTGGGCTCTTGAATAGATGTTGAGTAGCTCTAAATTACTGCTTAATGCCTTTTTATTTGTGTTGTGTGAGcacattatatttgtattttcttattcttaGAATGAATTAGAGACTTAAGTTTGCAGTTATCATCTTCtcagaaaggaaaaaaaactttAGTTTACAGTTAATATCATTATTACCAGAAGTTtcatttcttaaataataatctGATTAATGTTTCTATGACTTGTAAGCAGATCTTGGAAAAACTCTATGGTGCCAACCACATTGCCATTGGAAATGAATTGATCAAGCTTGTCTCCCTTCAGATACTGGTGGGTGACACTGCTGCGTCTGGTAGCATTAGCAGAATTACTGCAATACTTTCGCGATATTATGGATCACATGCAGATGAAATATATCCATATTTGCGACATCTTAAAGGTAGACAAGATGCTGATTAGAGTCACATTTTATCCTGTTGAGTGCTCAAATAACAAAGCTGTAAAGTAAAAATTTGCTTGTACTTGCATGATCCATCTCCTTCACCAAGTAAAACCCACACTTCTATCAGTTTCATACTTCAATGAAGCTAAGCTGGTCCAGTCACAGGTGTTATGTAACCGCTGCTTGTTTGTTGATCTTGATGAATTGCTTTCTGAACTGTCCTAAACACATTTCTTCAGCATGAACATGGGAGTGTTTATTTGATTGACATATCATCACACCATATATGAAAGTGGGAACACCAAAGGTTGACATACCAAAATGTCCTTAACAAAGTTGATTAACATGTCtgttcacttttacttgtccattacgctaaaattaattaaatgttcattttttactttttacacGTTAAACCTTAGCATAAGTTACTATTCTCTCAAATAATTTCCAATTTTAAAGACTAcgtatcaattatgaatagtaTGATAAAATActtgtattaattattattctcaAGGGAATGCGAAATTCAACTTAATAGTCATGCTTCACCGGTTGATTGATACAATCAATATAGTGAGGCActtatataaacatatgaatatAACATGAATTTATCATGAATAACATGAGATAATTATAAAATGTATTTACATCTTTGTTTGGAGCTTTGAAATCGTAAAAAAGATGTGTCAtgcataaaatgaaataaacaatgTTTGTAGCTTTGAAatcgtaaaaaaaaaatgtgtcatacataaataaataaaaaagagaggtatatgaatgaaaagaaaaagaaatgacgCCAAGAGAGATACagtgaatgaaatgaaaaaaattaagagttACACGAGGTACCAAGAGGGAAAAGttgaaatcataaaaatgtGAATTATCCAACATGTAACTAGCTAtattaaatataacataaaGACGTATCGATTTGTCTGACTTGCATGCCATCATTCTAaaatatatcttcttttttgCTTGTAGCTATAATATCATGATGATTCAATATGATTTCTGAGTAATCAAACACAATAACTAAGTTAAACACAGCATGAAGTTACACACATCTATCATGACTTGCAAGTAGCATGCCGCAGTTCATTTCGATTCTTCTCTCTGCAGGCACTGCCACACAACTCAAGGGTATTTTAGTTCGGAATTAATTCATTGAACTTAAAACCACACAAGTTCTATTTGGGTGTTGGGTCGAATGAACACTCCCAAGCTACAACAAAGACCAAGAAACCAgttcaatatataaaaaataagcaAAGAGCTAGATGTCTTGGAAGTAATATTTGCAAAATTTTCAGTCAGAAACAGCAAAATGCTCTGTGCAAAAGATAAACAAATTGATTGTGGTCAATCATCCTACAAAAGAAACTACATTTCTAACAGTGAATTTACAAAGTACAGAGACAAATGTTTCAACAATGTAATCCCCTACTTGTGAGGTATTTTGGAGTGTACAGCATACTCCGGGGAGAATAACGCACCAGAAGGGAAAGCAAAAACCATACACACCCATCCACAAGTCAGAAGCAACAGCTGCAAGTCACAATATTAAGACTCTGCATTGGGCTGCTGTTGCTTTCTCATTGGAAGTTAGCACCTTTTTACTTACTTCCCTTGAATGCTGAAAGAGAAAAGAATGATCTTGATGCTGAAAAACAAAACACCAAAAACATCAAGGAGATGAAGGACATATACATCGCTAGAAGTTTAATCTTCAAAAATACTGGAATTTAGACAGAACTTATAACATAAACAGAAGAAAACCTTTTGTTGTACTTGCTGGAGCTGAAAGCCGGCTTGCTTGCAGTTTCTGAGCAGCAATTCTGCCAATACTTGTTTGAGCTGCAAGTGCCCGGTCTATGTAAGGTTTATcgataataaaattatgaaacagATCTCAAATGCAAGCAATAAACTTACATACAACTAAAACAGTCTACtagaatagaaaaataaaatgtttgctGTGAAGTACAAGGAAATACCGGATAGCTCATAGTCTTCCGAAGACATTTTTGGTTGTCCAGAATGCTTGGCATGAAGTGTAGCCTTTCTCAATAGATTGTCCGAACTACTTTTGGTGAGAAGTTTAGAATCCTCTGGATCCTCCTCTCCTTCTGAGAAGACATATGGGCTTGAAACACCAGTTGAATTTGAATCAGTCTTACTCTTACGAGCAAACTTTAGAAGCCGCTTCAATCCTTTCGGCACATCCTTCTGATATACCATGGTAGGAGGATTCTCAGCATTACCCCAGTCAATAACATCTTCACTGCTTTCCTCTAGCAACATTTGAGACAGAGAATGACGAACTCGGGGACTTGAGATTTTTAAAGTTGTACCATCAGTCAGAGATTCATTGGGACCAAAACCATCATTACATGGAACGGCTTGATCCTCCTGCTCCTCTATTACCACCCAGGCGCGAGGAGAAATGTTAGATTCCTCTTCAACCTCTCTTTTCAGTGCAGACTCTTCCATCCTTCCAAAATCATCTTCATTATCTGGTGTAACCTTATTGCAGCTATCcctattttcatatttttgaggGCTGTCTAACTTAATTACGGAGTTTTCATCTTCATGGATCTTTAACTCCTCAAGACCCTTGTCCTGCAGTTGATTAAGAGGACTAGAAGCAACAGAAGCAATTTCATTCTCCTCAGCTTGAACAAAGTCCTTAGATTCCCTCAAAGATTTTTCAGGCTGAGATGAAACTTTGGCCTTTATGACTGGACTATGACCAGATGCAGTACCAGACCCCTTACGAAGAAAAGGCTTTGCCTCCTTTGATTCCAGAGGCACCACACTACTTTTCTTGGCTACCCTGCTGAGTCTAGGTTTAGCAGAGGATGCAGAATCTCCAGGGGTAGGCTGAACTCTGGCTTTTGAAGGTTTGCTAGCTTTTGTCAAAGTCTGCTGTTTCTTGTCATTCCCATTTGTAACATTCTTTCTGATATTACTCGGGGGTGTTTTAACAGATTTTGCTTGGGGTTGTATCTTCTCACCCTTTTGGCTTGTCGGAGGAACTGCTTTTGTTGGCTGTGATCTTCTACGGGTAGGTGTAGTAGTACCTGCAGAATTTGTTGTAGAAGGAGTTTTAGCAGTTGATGTCCCTGCAACTCTTGGTGACGGCAAAGACGGCCATGATTTCCGTGTTGCTGGAAGTTGCGATGCTTTTGATGAAGCTTTCTTTGCAACAGAAGGTTTGGGAGTTCCATCCTTGGTATTTGTGGATTCAGGGGATTTCTTGACTGTTCTCTGGGTTCtcttaatatttgtttttttactaACATTATTTGCATTTCCTGTGACAATGTCAGCTTTTCTTTCATCAAGAATTTGTTGCATTGCTTTCAATTGTTTATCCGTCTCTGCTCTATTCCTAGCAGCTTCACCACGAAGCTTCTCATCCCTCTTCTCTTTGTAATGATCATAGAAACCACCTCGACGCTCGGCGGGACGGCTCTGTTTTTTTCCATTACTTGCTGCCAAGTTCCGATATTTGCTAGGCTTGGTTTCCATCATTTTTGTAAGCAATTGGTCTAGCTCTGCTTCCTTTTGTCGAGTCCATTCAACTGAGGCATTTAACTTTTCATCCATTTCTTCATGTTGGTTAGGGAAAGATCCCTCAGTTGTAACATTTGGACTATATGCTTTTTCTTCAGGTAAGTTTTGTTTGAAATCAGCAGCAGCCGCTTCGGTGTCCTGGCTTACAGGAGGAGGATACGAATCGGGTTTCTTTTCCAAAATTGTCTCATTTTCTCGACTTTCCAATACATTGATAGCCTCGGAAACTGGATCATCAGAAGCAACATCAACAGAGCCTTTATAGTTTTCACACACACCTGAACTCCATCTTCTCAAAACCCCTTTATTAGCACCAACTGACGCACTTAATAATGACTTTGTCCTTTGATAATCAACAGCTTGCCCTTTCTGTTTGCTCTCAAAGAGACTGATTGCATCTTGCACACTCATTCTACAGGCATTCTTCTCACCCTTTTTTGAGGTTTGCTCAGAATCTTCCTCATCACTACCGCTAGCAGCATCATCTTTATGAGAGATAGATCTTTCTCTGGCAGGAAAGTAATTTAGACTCTTAATCGTTATAGCAGTGGATCTTCGTGACCCAGACCGCCCGATTTGGACTCTTCGCATTGGAGATGCAGACCTTCTCGGAGATGCAGATCTTATGAGAGTACGACTTCTTTCCACTGATGGTTGTTCCTCCTCACTTGAACAAGCAGATTCTTCGCTTCCTGATGAGTTTTGCCTCTCTATCTGTGCAGCTTTTGCAGGGGAAGCACTATACTTCACTGGTGTATCCAACTTTGATGGTCCAGATGTTTGAGAATTGCCCCCTTCTGAACCAACATTGTCATTTGTGACATCAACTTTTGAAAGCGACAACTCTTTACCCGGAAAAGCAATAGCCCTGTTCTCCTCGCTCACAGCAATAAACTTCTGCAGACAGTTCCTGAAACAGACAACACATGATCATAACACAGTCATTAACCTgctaaaaatgattaaaagcaTTAGATCCTCCAGGCAACTAGTTCTCCCATGACTAACCTTAATTCAACAGCCCCCAGATAGTAAGAGAACTTTTCaatgttaataatattttcaaaagagcATGTAGTGCCAGCAGCTTGGTTTAAAGTAGCAGCTAATTCCCCTTTCAAAGCAGTCAACCTCAAATCTATTGCCCTCAGCAATTCATTCCTGTTCACCATTAGATTATTTGGAGATGGTAGATTAATTTCTGAAATTTAGAATTGTAAGAGGCATAGGGACATACTTGGAAGCTTTCGATGAAGGGTTATCATCTTCCTGGAGTGGTATCAAAGATCATGTTATCTTTCAATGTGTATATGGAATAAAAGTACGAAACTTCTGAAAaagacataaataaataatattccaGGAACAGAGATGGATAATTTACTTGCTGCAATGATGACACTGTACCACTTGAGTAATCGCATTCTGctagaagaaagaaaaacaatatcagttgttatttttttcctttttcttctgATTGATACTCCACAAGAGAGAGACAGTTGCAGCAGCAACCATAATCTAGGCTACATTGTTCAGCAAGAACAGTAAGACTAACCTGCTTCCCCGCTCCCAATACGATCCTGAGGACCCTAAAGGAATAATAAACTCTTAATATACTGCTCGTTACAGGTTCTAGACATTAATTGAAGGGTCAGAATAATTATACAGATAGATAAAAATCACCTTTGAATATAAAGAAACATGAAATTTCCGAGCTTCTTCAAGCTGAGATATTTCATTTACCATGACCTTGGTCATATCAATTATAGGTGATGAGCTGATAATACGAAGAAACCTGGAAATACAGGGAATGGAGTAAGTGTATACGGAGGTTCAGAAAAATGTTTAAGAAACAGTTTGAAGTAAATGATGACTGAGTGACTgctaaaaaaagtaaatgatgACTTGAGTATACCTGATCAATGTGGATTTTGTAAACCATTTAGCATCACTAAGATTCCCTAGAGGTCTAAATCTGAAATTGGCATCTGAACCCTTTGAGTGcaaagatttgattttgggACAATGAAGTATCAACTGCTCCAGAAGTCCAGAGGCCGCTGTTACTAACTTGTTGCCATAGCAGATATGTGCCTCGTACCTGCACCaagatatatttaaattagGAAAAACTATTATCAGGAGAACCGTGATCCACGTTAGAATTAAAAGCCTGTTGGGATTCACTAATTTTAAGTGTTTCCAAGCATTTTTGTACTGTTTGGATAGTATAAAAAAAGTGCATTTGAACACTTGATTTTAagccaaaataagtaaaaaagaaaacataagccTATTATTATTGAGAGCTCCAGAGACTAGGCCAAAATCTCATAAGAGCAACTACTCTCCACTTCTCACATCTCATATGGGTGAATTCATAAAGTGTATACTATTTTAAATACACCATCCTTAAAGACTATGAATTCATTAAGAGTTAATAACTCGTCCCTCATAATTAGCAGTAACTAAAGCATTTTATGTTAGTGTGCAATGTCAAGATTGACTTCTTATTACTCATATGAATCTATTCCATGGGATCTCCAATAACATAAGTTGCGTTACTATCTTTATTGACAATCATATTGACCTTATCCCCATCTCTTTTGAAGTTTGAAGAATTATTTCTTCCCACAATTTGTTAAGTGAATCGGCTAAATTCATCTTTGACTTCACATAATCCATGGTAATTATTTCATCCTACTTAACAACATCATGTTTCAATTTCACGTGTTTACTCGGACTCTAATAAGTTTTATTCTTCACAATAGCAATTGCGGCTTGACCATCACAGTGCATACACACAAGAGGcagcaaatcatttttttgaaGGGATATTCACTAAGAAATTACTCAGCTACTCAAAACTTAACTCCAGAACTACAAGGTCTAACTCCATAGTCAATCTAGTAATAATTGTTTGATTAGCTAATTTTCATGATACTGTACCACCACCTAAGGTGAACCATAACCACTAGTGGATTTTGTATAATCTGAATCAGAGATCCAAATCCAATTTGCACCACAATATCCTTCTAATGTAAAAGGAAAACTATACAAGATGTCATAATTCATGGTTCCTCTCAAATATTTCACCCCTCTAAGTAATGCAGATCCATGCTCTTTATTGGGACTACATCTACgcacaacataaaatatatcacGCCCACTAAAATTCATTTAATGAAGCAACCTCCAATTAAAGGGCAATTGGGTCActattattctttttcaattgaGAGTTATCCATCGTAAGGAGTGACCACATGAATCACCTCAAAACATTCAAACTTCTTAAGAAGTCTTCTCACAATGTTGTTGTGACAACATTATCCATTTTCACTCCTTATAACTTTTAACTCCTAATATCATAATTActtcaccaagatctttcatatcaagaTTAATAGACAAAAACAGTTTGACAATTTACATAATTTGAACTTGTACCAAATATGAGCAtgttataaacatataaaaGCATATTATCACATAATCAATGGTGATGCTATTATCGGTCTAAGTTTGGTTTATAGTCCAAAAAGCACCAAACATACTACACTTGATCAAGCAAATCCAGCAAGTTAAACGCTTCTTCCTGTAAGTTCTTGTGAAATATGTGGCATATTGTaggcaaaatatttatttcaaaatgtaTTTGAGAAACCAAACATAAAGTGTATTTGAGAGGTTAAAATCTCAACGCCAACGAAAGCAATGTGGCAGCAAAAGAATTAGCCAAGAAAATTCTTACAATTGTCAACGCCTCTCATCACTTGTCAAATGGTGGCAATAGATGTCTATAAATAGGCATGAGTATTTACAGAAAAATAGATCCCAATACAAGCTACAAAAGTATGTCGATTGCCCTAAATGTTGGACTTCAAAAGTAACCAACAACAACCCCAACTGGTCTATTATCCTGCTACACTAGGTACAAACTAAAATTTGTTTTAAGTTATTTTGGTATACTGAAGAAATATATGTCAAACATGAACTCCCTGTTTCAATAAGGGAGAAACAAAATGTAAGGCAACAAAAAACTGAAAATGATACAGCCAATTGAAATTTAAACAAAAGTCTGACCTGTTCTGGCTTGGAAAAATCTGAAATTCAACATAGTCCATCAAGACATCAGCATCCATTCCATCCTCCATCTTTAAAGACTAAGCCTGGTGAAAGGAAACTGGTTAAAGATCTCAATGTAAGAATGACATGATTATTCATCACTCTCAATCGTTTTAGCAGTAGCAGTAGCAGTAATATATACTCAAAGAGGAAGTCATCTGACATGTACGGTGTTCTAAATTCAACAAAGAAGTCATTTTGATCGAAGACGAATCAAACAATAACAAATGAATCAACCCAACATTGCGAAAAATAATCTATCTATTCACCTGATAaaacaacatgaacataatCAAATCTCAACTATCCAAAGATCAATAAGCTGAAATTAAACAAAAGCAACAAAAGAGCACAAAAAAAGAACCAACATTTACACAAGAAAGAAACAATCTTGGATTTAGAAAAGTACCACTGACCCAGAAATGCTTAGTCCAAGAATGTCAAGTTTCAAACTTGGATCAACTAAAATCTACCTGGGTTTCTGCAGAAGAGTAAAATGCAGGTGGAAATAGAGCACACCCTTCAAAGttgcagaaaaaaaaaagaagcaaaaagttGTTGCCTTGTTAGTGAAGATCTCAAATGGGGGTTCGATTCAAGAACATAAAAAGATTTAGACTTTGATAAAAGTTGTGGTCACAGCCC encodes the following:
- the LOC101251662 gene encoding uncharacterized protein isoform X5 — its product is MKYLSLKKLGNFMFLYIQRVLRIVLGAGKQQNAITQVVQCHHCSKKMITLHRKLPNLRLTALKGELAATLNQAAGTTCSFENIINIEKFSYYLGAVELRNCLQKFIAVSEENRAIAFPGKELSLSKVDVTNDNVGSEGGNSQTSGPSKLDTPVKYSASPAKAAQIERQNSSGSEESACSSEEEQPSVERSRTLIRSASPRRSASPMRRVQIGRSGSRRSTAITIKSLNYFPARERSISHKDDAASGSDEEDSEQTSKKGEKNACRMSVQDAISLFESKQKGQAVDYQRTKSLLSASVGANKGVLRRWSSGVCENYKGSVDVASDDPVSEAINVLESRENETILEKKPDSYPPPVSQDTEAAAADFKQNLPEEKAYSPNVTTEGSFPNQHEEMDEKLNASVEWTRQKEAELDQLLTKMMETKPSKYRNLAASNGKKQSRPAERRGGFYDHYKEKRDEKLRGEAARNRAETDKQLKAMQQILDERKADIVTGNANNVSKKTNIKRTQRTVKKSPESTNTKDGTPKPSVAKKASSKASQLPATRKSWPSLPSPRVAGTSTAKTPSTTNSAGTTTPTRRRSQPTKAVPPTSQKGEKIQPQAKSVKTPPSNIRKNVTNGNDKKQQTLTKASKPSKARVQPTPGDSASSAKPRLSRVAKKSSVVPLESKEAKPFLRKGSGTASGHSPVIKAKVSSQPEKSLRESKDFVQAEENEIASVASSPLNQLQDKGLEELKIHEDENSVIKLDSPQKYENRDSCNKVTPDNEDDFGRMEESALKREVEEESNISPRAWVVIEEQEDQAVPCNDGFGPNESLTDGTTLKISSPRVRHSLSQMLLEESSEDVIDWGNAENPPTMVYQKDVPKGLKRLLKFARKSKTDSNSTGVSSPYVFSEGEEDPEDSKLLTKSSSDNLLRKATLHAKHSGQPKMSSEDYELSAQTSIGRIAAQKLQASRLSAPASTTKASRSFFSLSAFKGSK
- the LOC101251662 gene encoding COP1-interacting protein 7-like isoform X1, producing the protein MEDGMDADVLMDYVEFQIFPSQNRYEAHICYGNKLVTAASGLLEQLILHCPKIKSLHSKGSDANFRFRPLGNLSDAKWFTKSTLIRFLRIISSSPIIDMTKVMVNEISQLEEARKFHVSLYSKGPQDRIGSGEAAECDYSSGTVSSLQQEDDNPSSKASKNELLRAIDLRLTALKGELAATLNQAAGTTCSFENIINIEKFSYYLGAVELRNCLQKFIAVSEENRAIAFPGKELSLSKVDVTNDNVGSEGGNSQTSGPSKLDTPVKYSASPAKAAQIERQNSSGSEESACSSEEEQPSVERSRTLIRSASPRRSASPMRRVQIGRSGSRRSTAITIKSLNYFPARERSISHKDDAASGSDEEDSEQTSKKGEKNACRMSVQDAISLFESKQKGQAVDYQRTKSLLSASVGANKGVLRRWSSGVCENYKGSVDVASDDPVSEAINVLESRENETILEKKPDSYPPPVSQDTEAAAADFKQNLPEEKAYSPNVTTEGSFPNQHEEMDEKLNASVEWTRQKEAELDQLLTKMMETKPSKYRNLAASNGKKQSRPAERRGGFYDHYKEKRDEKLRGEAARNRAETDKQLKAMQQILDERKADIVTGNANNVSKKTNIKRTQRTVKKSPESTNTKDGTPKPSVAKKASSKASQLPATRKSWPSLPSPRVAGTSTAKTPSTTNSAGTTTPTRRRSQPTKAVPPTSQKGEKIQPQAKSVKTPPSNIRKNVTNGNDKKQQTLTKASKPSKARVQPTPGDSASSAKPRLSRVAKKSSVVPLESKEAKPFLRKGSGTASGHSPVIKAKVSSQPEKSLRESKDFVQAEENEIASVASSPLNQLQDKGLEELKIHEDENSVIKLDSPQKYENRDSCNKVTPDNEDDFGRMEESALKREVEEESNISPRAWVVIEEQEDQAVPCNDGFGPNESLTDGTTLKISSPRVRHSLSQMLLEESSEDVIDWGNAENPPTMVYQKDVPKGLKRLLKFARKSKTDSNSTGVSSPYVFSEGEEDPEDSKLLTKSSSDNLLRKATLHAKHSGQPKMSSEDYELSAQTSIGRIAAQKLQASRLSAPASTTKASRSFFSLSAFKGSK
- the LOC101251662 gene encoding COP1-interacting protein 7-like isoform X2, which codes for MEDGMDADVLMDYVEFQIFPSQNRYEAHICYGNKLVTAASGLLEQLILHCPKIKSLHSKGSDANFRFRPLGNLSDAKWFTKSTLIRFLRIISSSPIIDMTKVMVNEISQLEEARKFHVSLYSKGPQDRIGSGEAECDYSSGTVSSLQQEDDNPSSKASKNELLRAIDLRLTALKGELAATLNQAAGTTCSFENIINIEKFSYYLGAVELRNCLQKFIAVSEENRAIAFPGKELSLSKVDVTNDNVGSEGGNSQTSGPSKLDTPVKYSASPAKAAQIERQNSSGSEESACSSEEEQPSVERSRTLIRSASPRRSASPMRRVQIGRSGSRRSTAITIKSLNYFPARERSISHKDDAASGSDEEDSEQTSKKGEKNACRMSVQDAISLFESKQKGQAVDYQRTKSLLSASVGANKGVLRRWSSGVCENYKGSVDVASDDPVSEAINVLESRENETILEKKPDSYPPPVSQDTEAAAADFKQNLPEEKAYSPNVTTEGSFPNQHEEMDEKLNASVEWTRQKEAELDQLLTKMMETKPSKYRNLAASNGKKQSRPAERRGGFYDHYKEKRDEKLRGEAARNRAETDKQLKAMQQILDERKADIVTGNANNVSKKTNIKRTQRTVKKSPESTNTKDGTPKPSVAKKASSKASQLPATRKSWPSLPSPRVAGTSTAKTPSTTNSAGTTTPTRRRSQPTKAVPPTSQKGEKIQPQAKSVKTPPSNIRKNVTNGNDKKQQTLTKASKPSKARVQPTPGDSASSAKPRLSRVAKKSSVVPLESKEAKPFLRKGSGTASGHSPVIKAKVSSQPEKSLRESKDFVQAEENEIASVASSPLNQLQDKGLEELKIHEDENSVIKLDSPQKYENRDSCNKVTPDNEDDFGRMEESALKREVEEESNISPRAWVVIEEQEDQAVPCNDGFGPNESLTDGTTLKISSPRVRHSLSQMLLEESSEDVIDWGNAENPPTMVYQKDVPKGLKRLLKFARKSKTDSNSTGVSSPYVFSEGEEDPEDSKLLTKSSSDNLLRKATLHAKHSGQPKMSSEDYELSAQTSIGRIAAQKLQASRLSAPASTTKASRSFFSLSAFKGSK
- the LOC101251662 gene encoding COP1-interacting protein 7-like isoform X4, translating into MEDGMDADVLMDYVEFQIFPSQNRYEAHICYGNKLVTAASGLLEQLILHCPKIKSLHSKGSDANFRFRPLGNLSDAKWFTKSTLIRFLRIISSSPIIDMTKVMVNEISQLEEARKFHVSLYSKDRIGSGEAECDYSSGTVSSLQQEDDNPSSKASKNELLRAIDLRLTALKGELAATLNQAAGTTCSFENIINIEKFSYYLGAVELRNCLQKFIAVSEENRAIAFPGKELSLSKVDVTNDNVGSEGGNSQTSGPSKLDTPVKYSASPAKAAQIERQNSSGSEESACSSEEEQPSVERSRTLIRSASPRRSASPMRRVQIGRSGSRRSTAITIKSLNYFPARERSISHKDDAASGSDEEDSEQTSKKGEKNACRMSVQDAISLFESKQKGQAVDYQRTKSLLSASVGANKGVLRRWSSGVCENYKGSVDVASDDPVSEAINVLESRENETILEKKPDSYPPPVSQDTEAAAADFKQNLPEEKAYSPNVTTEGSFPNQHEEMDEKLNASVEWTRQKEAELDQLLTKMMETKPSKYRNLAASNGKKQSRPAERRGGFYDHYKEKRDEKLRGEAARNRAETDKQLKAMQQILDERKADIVTGNANNVSKKTNIKRTQRTVKKSPESTNTKDGTPKPSVAKKASSKASQLPATRKSWPSLPSPRVAGTSTAKTPSTTNSAGTTTPTRRRSQPTKAVPPTSQKGEKIQPQAKSVKTPPSNIRKNVTNGNDKKQQTLTKASKPSKARVQPTPGDSASSAKPRLSRVAKKSSVVPLESKEAKPFLRKGSGTASGHSPVIKAKVSSQPEKSLRESKDFVQAEENEIASVASSPLNQLQDKGLEELKIHEDENSVIKLDSPQKYENRDSCNKVTPDNEDDFGRMEESALKREVEEESNISPRAWVVIEEQEDQAVPCNDGFGPNESLTDGTTLKISSPRVRHSLSQMLLEESSEDVIDWGNAENPPTMVYQKDVPKGLKRLLKFARKSKTDSNSTGVSSPYVFSEGEEDPEDSKLLTKSSSDNLLRKATLHAKHSGQPKMSSEDYELSAQTSIGRIAAQKLQASRLSAPASTTKASRSFFSLSAFKGSK